CACCTCCTTCGTATGGTTTATCCCTCCACTATAGCGACTTTACCCCCGGCGGCCTGCGAGTGCGGTCACGATTCACCAGCCGCCCGGCACGACGCCTGTGCCCGGGGCCCTGTTCAGATGGCTTTCACATTGGCGCGCCATCGGTGATAATCCCCGCTCCTTATGACTACCAGGGGGTGTCAATGCGCGCAATACCACAACGCCCGGGGGCCGGAAAACACCCGATGAAACTCAGCACCGCCGTCACACTGATGGTCTCCAGCGTCATCATGATTGTGCTGGCCGTGGTGTACACCCTCTATTTTATTCAGATAGGTAACGCCTCCCGGGACGGGCTGGAAGAGACGGCCCGGGCCATTGCCCGTACCCTGGCCAGCACCCCGGAAGTCGTTAACGGCCTGCAGTTGCCCCCCCGGGAAGACAACCGTATTCAGCCGCTGGTCAGCGAAGTGACCGCCCGCAATAATTTATTGTTTGTGGTGGTCACCGACATGCAAAAACAGCGCTATTCGCACCCCAACCCGGCGATGATTGGTAAACACTACATCGGGGACGATATTAACCCGGCCCTGAAAGGCAAAGAGAATGTCGCCATTAACCACGGGGTTCTGGGCCTGGCGCTGCGGATTTACACCCCGGTGTATAACGCGCAGCAGCAGCAAACGGGCGTGGTGGCCGTGGGGATCCCCCTCAGTATTGTCGATCAGCACATCAGCCAGAGCCGCTGGAGCATGTTCTGGACACTGCTGTTTAGCGCGCTGGTGGCGGCTTTCGGCATCCTGCTGCTGGTGCGCGCCCTGAAGCGTATTCTGTTTGGCCTGGAGCCTTATGAGATCTCCAGCCTGTTTGAGCAGCGCCAGGCGATGCTGCACTCCCTGAAAGAGGGGGTCATTGCCGTTGACGCCAGCGGGCGCATCACCATGATGAACCAGGCCGCCCGGCTCACCCTGCTGCTGCCCGGGGAGGTTACCGACCAGGAAGAGGACGACAGCACCGCCCCCCACGCCCCGCTGCTGGCCAGCCTGCGGGAAGTGCTGCACAGCGGCCAGCCCATTCAGGATCGCGAAGTGGCCTGCAATCGCCACCTGTTACTGTGCAACACCCTGCCGGTCCACAGTAAGGGCCAGCTTATCGGCGCTATCTGCACGTTTCGCGATAAAACCGAAATCAGCCTGCTGATGCAGCGCCTGGACGGGATGGTCAATTATGTGGATGCGCTGCGGGCGCACTCCCATGAGTTTATGAACAAGCTCCACGTGATCCTCGGGCTGCTGCATATGCGCAGCTACGACAAGCTGGAGGAGTATATTATCCAGACCGCCCATAATTATCAGACCGATATCGGGGCGATTCAGCATAAGATAAAATCCCCGGTGATTGCCGGTTTCCTGCTGGGGAAAATCACCCGCACCGAAGAGGCCGGGCATATTCTCACCCTGGCCGACGACTGTATGGTGCCGGATAACCCCAACCAGCAGCAGGTGACGGTGCTGATCACCGCCCTTGGCAATCTGATTGAGAACGCCCTGGACGCCATGGGCCAGCAGCCCGGAGGGGAGATCAGCCTGCTGCTGCACTATCAGGACGGCTGGCTGACCGGTGAAGTCAGCGATGACGGGCCGGGGATCGCCCCGGAAATTATTCAGACCATATTTGCAAAAGGGGTCTCCACCAAAGGAGAAAACCGGGGCGTGGGGTTGTTTTTAGCCCGTCAGCAGGTCGAAGGGCTGGGCGGCACCCTCAGTGTGGAATCCGAGCCGGGAGTTTTCACACAGTTTTTTGTACATATCCCCTGGGACAGTAAGAGGAAGGACAGATGATCAACGTACTCATTGTCGATGACGATGCCATGGTGGCAGAGCTCAACCGCTGCTATGTGGCGCGGATACCGGGGTTTAACTGCGCCGCCGTGGCCTCAACCCTGGCCCAGGCCAGCGCCATAATCCAGGATCCCGCCTGCACTATCGATCTGGTCTTGCTGGATGTCTATATGCAGCAGGAAAGCGGCCTGGATCTGCTGCCGGTGATCCGCGCCACCGGGCGGCCTGTCGACGTGATTATGATCTCTTCTGCCTCTGACCGGGCGACTATTCAGACCTCGCTGCACTACGGGGTGGTGGACTACCTGATTAAGCCGTTCCAGTTTCCGCGCTTTGAAGAGGCCCTGCTCAACTGGCGCAACCGCTATAACCAGATGGAAGCCCACTCTTACTACGAACAGGCGGATGTCGATAACCTGCTGCACAGCGGCCCCCCGGAAATAGCGGACACCCGCCGCCTGCCCAAAGGGCTGACCCAGCAAACCCTGCGCACTATCTGCCAGTGGATAGACGCCCACCCGGAACAGGCCTTCTCAACCGATGATCTGGCCAACGCGGTGGGTATCTCCCGGGTGTCGTGCCGTAAGTACCTTATCTGGCTGGCGCAGATCAATATTCTGTTCACCACCATCCACTACGGGGCCACCGGGCGCCCGGTCTACCACTACCGGCTCCAGGCCGACCAGGTGGGGCTGCTTAAGCAATACTGTCAGTAACCCGGAAGTTATCGTCCAGCAGGGTAAACTGAAACTGACGCCGGGATGAGCAGATAACCTGGTTATCCCGGGTGACGAAGATCGCCTCAAGATCCGGGCGCTGGCGCAGGGCCGCGCAGCCC
This Shimwellia blattae DSM 4481 = NBRC 105725 DNA region includes the following protein-coding sequences:
- the dcuR gene encoding two-component system response regulator DcuR → MINVLIVDDDAMVAELNRCYVARIPGFNCAAVASTLAQASAIIQDPACTIDLVLLDVYMQQESGLDLLPVIRATGRPVDVIMISSASDRATIQTSLHYGVVDYLIKPFQFPRFEEALLNWRNRYNQMEAHSYYEQADVDNLLHSGPPEIADTRRLPKGLTQQTLRTICQWIDAHPEQAFSTDDLANAVGISRVSCRKYLIWLAQINILFTTIHYGATGRPVYHYRLQADQVGLLKQYCQ
- a CDS encoding sensor histidine kinase, coding for MRAIPQRPGAGKHPMKLSTAVTLMVSSVIMIVLAVVYTLYFIQIGNASRDGLEETARAIARTLASTPEVVNGLQLPPREDNRIQPLVSEVTARNNLLFVVVTDMQKQRYSHPNPAMIGKHYIGDDINPALKGKENVAINHGVLGLALRIYTPVYNAQQQQTGVVAVGIPLSIVDQHISQSRWSMFWTLLFSALVAAFGILLLVRALKRILFGLEPYEISSLFEQRQAMLHSLKEGVIAVDASGRITMMNQAARLTLLLPGEVTDQEEDDSTAPHAPLLASLREVLHSGQPIQDREVACNRHLLLCNTLPVHSKGQLIGAICTFRDKTEISLLMQRLDGMVNYVDALRAHSHEFMNKLHVILGLLHMRSYDKLEEYIIQTAHNYQTDIGAIQHKIKSPVIAGFLLGKITRTEEAGHILTLADDCMVPDNPNQQQVTVLITALGNLIENALDAMGQQPGGEISLLLHYQDGWLTGEVSDDGPGIAPEIIQTIFAKGVSTKGENRGVGLFLARQQVEGLGGTLSVESEPGVFTQFFVHIPWDSKRKDR